Proteins from a genomic interval of Leishmania infantum JPCM5 genome chromosome 11:
- a CDS encoding acidocalcisomal pyrophosphatase translates to MSDGTRYMYPARKAHAMDLGSSLNPEGDQRQTWGSVASIADVMSPTAEIKPSAPQVTHFGTGLGMQSSTGDLALQEADSDGDKTEVVNEFDLAAYSKEDLTQTLHKRIMSRMFSAFDVTQVGYLDINKLKELCVYVGRNMSQEASEKMFDELKGIDGHITFDVFWNWWTTYPDTKMTKDTFSLVSADFSVPYHQQQLKIKEEGEIFTPSYRVKYYFKDMETGLRRRVSPWHDVPLYVRDPVRTKPENIRANRYNFICEIPKWTRAKFEIATGEPFNPIKQDIKNGVPRFYKHGDMMWNYGAFPQTWESTEVIFEDGVSGDNDPIDGVEIGMRQMRVGEIHPVRILGVLGMIDDGQMDWKVICMSVNDPVARFIRDIDDIPKFLPGCLDALREWFRVYKICQGGVENKFAFNGEYKDKTYAMKVVDESHYMWENLRKIKKKEEV, encoded by the coding sequence ATGTCCGATGGCACGCGCTACATGTATCCGGCCCGTAAGGCTCACGCGATGGACCTCGGCTCGTCCCTCAACCCCGAGGGAGATCAGAGGCAGACGTGGGGGAGCGTTGCCTCCATCGCGGACGTCATGTCGCCCACCGCGGAGATCAAGCCCAGCGCTCCGCAGGTGACGCACTTTGGCACCGGACTTGGCATGCAGAGCTCCACCGGCGACCTTGCCCTGCAAGAAGCCGATAGCGATGGCGACAAGACCGAGGTCGTGAACGAGTTTGACCTGGCCGCCTACTCAAAGGAGGATCTCACGCAAACGCTGCATAAGCGGATCATGAGCCGCATGTTCTCTGCCTTTGACGTCACGCAGGTGGGCTACCTGGACATCAACAAGCTCAAGGAGCTCTGCGTCTATGTTGGCCGCAACATGTCGCAGGAGGCTTCAGAGAAAATGTTCGATGAGCTCAAAGGCATCGACGGGCACATCACGTTCGACGTCTTTTGGAATTGGTGGACGACCTACCCGGACACCAAGATGACCAAGGacaccttctctctcgtgtcCGCCGACTTCTCCGTGCCTTatcaccagcagcagctcaaaATCAAAGAAGAAGGTGAGATTTTCACCCCGAGCTACCGCGTGAAGTACTACTTCAAGGATATGGAGACAGGCCTACGCCGTCGTGTGAGTCCGTGGCACGACGTGCCGCTTTACGTGCGCGACCCGGTGCGCACAAAGCCGGAGAACATCCGCGCCAACCGCTACAACTTCATCTGCGAGATCCCGAAGTGGACACGCGCCAAGTTCGAGATTGCCACCGGCGAGCCGTTTAACCCCATCAAGCAGGACATCAAGAACGGTGTGCCACGATTCTACAAGCACGGAGACATGATGTGGAACTATGGCGCCTTCCCGCAGACGTGGGAGAGCACGGAGGTGATCTTCGAGGACGGCGTCAGTGGCGACAACGACCCAATAGACGGCGTTGAAATCGGCATGCGCCAGATGCGCGTCGGCGAAATCCACCCTGTCCGCAtcctcggcgtcctcggcaTGATCGACGACGGACAGATGGACTGGAAGGTGATCTGCATGTCCGTCAATGACCCAGTCGCGCGCTTCATCAGAGACATCGACGACATCCCAAAGTTCTTGCCTGGCTGCCTCGATGCACTGCGCGAGTGGTTCCGGGTGTACAAGATTTGCCAAGGCGGGGTCGAGAACAAGTTTGCCTTCAACGGTGAATACAAGGACAAGACATACGCTATGAAGGTTGTGGACGAGTCGCACTACATGTGGGAGAATCTGCGCAAGATTAAGAAGAAGGAAGAGGTGTGA